The Microcebus murinus isolate Inina chromosome 1, M.murinus_Inina_mat1.0, whole genome shotgun sequence genome includes a region encoding these proteins:
- the CISH gene encoding cytokine-inducible SH2-containing protein isoform X2 has protein sequence MYLEHTSHRPHHDDDTAMDTPLPRPCPLLAVERIGQRPLWAQSLELPEPVMQPLPAGAFLEEVTEETPAQPESEPKVLDPEEDLLCIAKTFSYLRESGWYWGSITASEARQHLQKMPEGTFLVRDSTHPSYLFTLSVKTTRGPTNVRIEYADSSFRLDSNCLSRPRILAFPDVVSLVQHYVASCAADTRSDSPDPTPTPALPIPKEEAPGDPALPAPAATAVHLKLVQPFVRRSSARSLQHLCRLVINRLVADVDCLPLPRRMADYLRQYPFQL, from the exons ATGTACCTGGAACACACCAGTCACCGCCCCCACCATGACGATGACACAGCCATGGACACACCCCT cccaag ACCTTGTCCTTTGCTGGCTGTGGAACGGATCGGGCAGCGGCCCCTGTGGGCCCAGTCCCTGGAACTGCCTGAGCCAGTCATGCAGCCCTTGCCTGCCggggccttcctggaggaggtaacAGAAGAGACCCCAGCCCAGCCGGAGAGTGAGCCCAAGGTGCTGGACCCTGAGGAGGATCTGCTGTGCATAGCCAAGACTTTCTCCTACCTTCGGGAATCTG GCTGGTATTGGGGGTCCATTACTGCCAGCGAGGCCCGGCAGCACCTGCAGAAGATGCCAGAGGGCACGTTCCTAGTACGAGACAGCACCCACCCCAGTTATCTGTTCACACTGTCGGTCAAAACCACTCGTGGCCCCACCAATGTGCGCATCGAGTATGCAGACTCCAGCTTCCGCCTGGACTCCAACTGCCTGTCTCGGCCTCGCATCTTGGCCTTCCCAGATGTGGTCAGCCTTGTGCAGCACTATGTGGCCTCCTGTGCTGCTGACACCCGAAGTGACAGCCCTgatcccactcccaccccagccctgcctatCCCTAAGGAAGAAGCACCTGGTGACCCAGCACTGCCTGCTCCTGCGGCCACTGCCGTGCACCTGAAACTGGTGCAGCCCTTTGTGCGCAGAAGCAGTGCCCGCAGCCTGCAGCACCTCTGCCGCCTTGTCATCAACCGGCTCGTGGCCGACGTGGACTGCCTACCACTGCCCCGGCGCATGGCTGACTACCTCCGACAGTACCCTTTCCAGCTCTGA
- the CISH gene encoding cytokine-inducible SH2-containing protein isoform X1, protein MVLCVQGPCPLLAVERIGQRPLWAQSLELPEPVMQPLPAGAFLEEVTEETPAQPESEPKVLDPEEDLLCIAKTFSYLRESGWYWGSITASEARQHLQKMPEGTFLVRDSTHPSYLFTLSVKTTRGPTNVRIEYADSSFRLDSNCLSRPRILAFPDVVSLVQHYVASCAADTRSDSPDPTPTPALPIPKEEAPGDPALPAPAATAVHLKLVQPFVRRSSARSLQHLCRLVINRLVADVDCLPLPRRMADYLRQYPFQL, encoded by the exons ATGGTCCTCTGCGTTCAGGG ACCTTGTCCTTTGCTGGCTGTGGAACGGATCGGGCAGCGGCCCCTGTGGGCCCAGTCCCTGGAACTGCCTGAGCCAGTCATGCAGCCCTTGCCTGCCggggccttcctggaggaggtaacAGAAGAGACCCCAGCCCAGCCGGAGAGTGAGCCCAAGGTGCTGGACCCTGAGGAGGATCTGCTGTGCATAGCCAAGACTTTCTCCTACCTTCGGGAATCTG GCTGGTATTGGGGGTCCATTACTGCCAGCGAGGCCCGGCAGCACCTGCAGAAGATGCCAGAGGGCACGTTCCTAGTACGAGACAGCACCCACCCCAGTTATCTGTTCACACTGTCGGTCAAAACCACTCGTGGCCCCACCAATGTGCGCATCGAGTATGCAGACTCCAGCTTCCGCCTGGACTCCAACTGCCTGTCTCGGCCTCGCATCTTGGCCTTCCCAGATGTGGTCAGCCTTGTGCAGCACTATGTGGCCTCCTGTGCTGCTGACACCCGAAGTGACAGCCCTgatcccactcccaccccagccctgcctatCCCTAAGGAAGAAGCACCTGGTGACCCAGCACTGCCTGCTCCTGCGGCCACTGCCGTGCACCTGAAACTGGTGCAGCCCTTTGTGCGCAGAAGCAGTGCCCGCAGCCTGCAGCACCTCTGCCGCCTTGTCATCAACCGGCTCGTGGCCGACGTGGACTGCCTACCACTGCCCCGGCGCATGGCTGACTACCTCCGACAGTACCCTTTCCAGCTCTGA